The Primulina tabacum isolate GXHZ01 unplaced genomic scaffold, ASM2559414v2 Contig470, whole genome shotgun sequence genome has a segment encoding these proteins:
- the LOC142534382 gene encoding uncharacterized protein LOC142534382 yields MEFNVGEKAYVKVSPMKGVVRFSKAGKLNPRYVRPFEILEKVGTLAYRLALPPSMSRIHNVFHVSQLRKYISDPSHVLEGEPLMIESNLGEELKYEEVPIRIVDTKDQVLRRRIIPYVKGLMESLELYLMGAKKKKYPIELSAT; encoded by the exons ATGGAGTTCAACGTTGGTGAGAAGGCCTACGTAAAAGTATCGCCTATGAAAGGAGTTGTCCGATTCAGTAAAGCTGGGAAGCTAAACCCTCGTTACGTAAGaccctttgagattttggaaaagGTGGGCACACTAGCATACAGATTGGCCCTGCCACCAAGCATGTCTAGAATTCACAACGTTTTCCACGTGTCCCAACTACGGAAATACATCTCGGACCCAAGCCACGTGTTAGAAGGAGAACCGCTCATGATCGAAAGTAACTTGGGAGAAGAGCTGAAGTACGAAGAAGTTCCCATTAGAATTGTGGACACCAAGGACCAAGTGCTAAGACGACGAATTattccctacgtcaag GGGCTTATGGAGTCGCTTGAACTTTATCTTATGGGAGCTAAGAAGAAGAAATACCCAATCGAACTTTCCGCGACATAG
- the LOC142534381 gene encoding uncharacterized protein LOC142534381, whose translation MAGRPPRQNHNPRYANADREERQENRQENGPPTAVNLSRADLIAIVTIVSTTLQGFGNPNANQPPPPPNGIKFHYESLRKNRCPIFRGDTDPEVGQNWLKSVETQLRLLEVPEALKVEVIVPFLEDIAAKWWEAVSPAMTAAGPITWQNFRETFLKQYYPAEVRLQKLSDFENLTQAPDMSVVEYTSQFNALGSYAPAIMADEVRFQTPRGMSKSQWFAKKLGLKPESLTEPFRIATPTSKTIEAHEIHKDCKIGIANQTFSADLIQLVMVDFDIILGMDWLASNKRIEDIPIVCEFPDVFPEELPGTVPDREVEFEINMVLSAAPISKAPYRMAPAELKELKEQLQELLDKKQIRPSVSPWGAPVLFVKKKDGSMRLCIDYRELNKITILCEE comes from the exons ATGGCCGGCAGACCCCCAAGGCAAAACCACAACCCGCGTTACGCTAATGCCGATCGCGAAGAGAGACAGGAGAATCGACAGGAGAATGGACCACCGACTGCAGTTAATTTAAGCCGAGCTGATCTTATTGCCATAGTCACCATAGTGTCGACAACACTGCAAGGGTTTGGAAACCCAAATGCCAAtcaaccaccaccaccaccgaatGGAATCAAATTTCATTACGAGTCCCTTCGTAAGAACAGATGTCCGATATTCAGAGGGGACACTGATCCCGAAGTTGGCCAGAATTGGCTGAAGAGTGTCGAAACTCAGTTAAGGCTTTTGGAAGTTCCAGAGGCACTCAAAGTGGAGGTGATTGTACCTTTCCTGGAAGACATAGCAGCTAAATGGTGGGAAGCAGTCTCGCCAGCCATGACCGCTGCTGGACCAATCACATGGCAAAACTTCCGAGAAACATTTCTGAAACAGTACTACCCGGCAGAAGTCAGATTGCAGAAGTTAAGTGACTTTGAAAATCTTACTCAAGCTCCAGACATGTCAGTAGTGGAGTACACGTCTCAGTTTAATGCCCTTGGATCTTATGCTCCGGCCATCATGGCGGACGAAGTGCGGTTTCAGACACCCCGGGGAATGTCGAAGAGCCAGTG GTTTGCTAAGAAATTAGGACTTAAGCCCGAATCTCTAACTGAACCTTTTCGGATAGCCACACCTACGAGTAAGACCATAGAAGCTCATGAAATTCACAAGGATTGTAAGATCGGTATCGCTAATCAGACTTTCAGTGCCGACTTGATACAATTGGTTATGGTCGATttcgacatcattctagggatggattggttagccagtAATAAGAGGATAGAAGACATCCCAATAGTATGTGAGTTCCCGGATGTTTTCCCAGAAGAACTCCCAGGGACAGTTCCGGACCGCGAAGTTGAGTTCGAAATTAATATGGTTCTTAGTGCAGCAccaatctctaaagcaccttacagGATGGCGCCAGCtgaactcaaggagctaaaagagcaactccaagaattgctggACAAAAAGCAAATTCGACCTAGTGTGTCCCCATGGGGAGCGCCAgtactctttgtgaagaagaaagatgggagtatgagattgtgcatcgacTATAGGGAACTGAACAAGATCACTATTCTTTGTGAAGAATAA